In Streptomyces sp. NBC_00433, a single genomic region encodes these proteins:
- the sdhC gene encoding succinate dehydrogenase, cytochrome b556 subunit, which translates to MPAGTLYRGREGMWSWVAHRVTGVLIFFFLFVHVLDTALVRVSPEDYDKVVATYKTPIVSLLEYGLVAAILFHALNGLRIIAVDYWTQGPRYQKQMLWTVVGLWILLMLGAIYPVLGHAARVLWGN; encoded by the coding sequence GTGCCGGCTGGAACGCTTTACCGCGGCCGGGAAGGCATGTGGTCGTGGGTGGCTCATCGAGTCACCGGTGTCCTCATCTTCTTCTTCCTGTTCGTGCATGTCCTCGACACCGCCCTGGTGCGGGTCTCCCCCGAGGACTACGACAAGGTCGTCGCCACCTACAAGACCCCGATCGTCAGCCTGCTGGAGTACGGCCTGGTCGCCGCGATCCTCTTCCACGCGCTGAACGGCCTGCGGATCATCGCCGTCGACTACTGGACCCAGGGCCCGCGCTACCAGAAGCAGATGCTCTGGACCGTGGTCGGCCTGTGGATCCTGCTGATGCTCGGCGCGATCTACCCGGTCCTGGGCCACGCCGCACGAGTCCTGTGGGGGAACTGA